The Pogona vitticeps strain Pit_001003342236 chromosome 6, PviZW2.1, whole genome shotgun sequence genome contains a region encoding:
- the AGR2 gene encoding anterior gradient protein 2 homolog, which translates to MEKNFASVFLLLIAISYTLAKDTTTKNEKKDTKEVKETRPKLPQTLSRGWGDQLIWTQTYEEALFKARTNNKPIMVIHHLEDCPHSQALKKAFSEHKEIQKLAEKFVLLNLVYETTDKHLSPDGQYVPRILFVDPSLTVRADITGRYSNRLYAYEPSDIALLYSNMQKALKLLKTEL; encoded by the exons ATGGAGAAGAACTTCGCATCGGTGTTCCTTCTTCTGATTGCCATCTCATATACTTTGGCTAAAGATACCActaccaaaaatgaaaaaaaggacaCAAAAGAAGTAAAAGAGACCCGTCCCAAATTACCACAGACTCTCTCCAGAG GTTGGGGTGATCAACTCATCTGGACTCAGACTTATGAAGAAGCTCTCTTTAAAGCCAGGACCAA CAATAAACCTATAATGGTCATCCACCATTTAGAGGACTGCCCTCATAGCCAAG CACTGAAGAAAGCATTTTCTGAAcacaaagaaatacagaaattgGCTGAGAAGTTTGTTCTCCTCAATCTTGTT TATGAAACCACAGACAAACATCTCTCACCAGATGGACAGTacgttcccagaatcctctttgTAG ATCCTTCACTGACTGTTAGAGCAGACATTACTGGAAGATACTCCAATCGTCTCTATGCTTATGAGCCTTCAGATATTGCATTAT TGTACTCAAATATGCAGAAAGCTCTGAAACTGTTGAAGACTGAattgtga